In Nicotiana tabacum cultivar K326 chromosome 17, ASM71507v2, whole genome shotgun sequence, one DNA window encodes the following:
- the LOC107810381 gene encoding bZIP transcription factor 44-like encodes MASSPSGTSSGSEDIQQLMDQRKRKRMISNRESARRSRMKKQKRLSDLIVQVNQLKDQNNKIVTNINMVTQVYLNVEAENSVLRAQMAELSHRLQSLNEIINCINSAATIIDDTEVNGEDDFLNPWNLLHVNQPIMASADVFMY; translated from the coding sequence ATGGCTTCTTCTCCTAGTGGAACATCTTCAGGGTCGGAGGATATTCAGCAACTAATGGACCAAAGGAAACGCAAAAGAATGATATCAAACAGGGAATCAGCAAGAAGATCAAGAATGAAGAAGCAAAAGCGTTTGAGTGATCTAATTGTTCAAGTGAATCAACTCAAGGATCAGAATAATAAAATTGTAACTAACATAAATATGGTGACTCAAGTTTATTTGAACGTGGAAGCAGAGAACTCTGTTCTTAGAGCACAAATGGCAGAATTAAGCCACAGGCTTCAGTCCCTAAACGAGATCATTAACTGCATAAACTCTGCAGCAACAATAATTGACGACACAGAGGTTAATGGTGAAGATGATTTCTTGAATCCTTGGAATTTGCTACATGTGAATCAGCCAATCATGGCTTCTGCTGATGTTTTCATGTACTGA